A window of the Butyricimonas virosa genome harbors these coding sequences:
- a CDS encoding DUF4843 domain-containing protein yields the protein MKKLYIVLVVLFVVVLGACDEREIEIFTDENEIYFEKFYMNEVYPGLAQADSTVASFFFYPDGTQNIEAPLTILLSGDSLKEDQMFRLKVVEEETTAHADEYTIDPEYTFHANTISKDSNDIRDVIYIKFHRSARLETMENGVTLVVEIIPNENLKLGQVERTRAKLILTTATAKPTWWNDEVTSNLLGDYSTKKYKLFLNEIDKKAEMSEELIREHPDKAIQLTLEFKNWLLRQNPVILDEDNEPMEVAL from the coding sequence ATGAAAAAATTATATATTGTATTGGTAGTCTTGTTCGTCGTTGTATTGGGGGCATGTGACGAAAGAGAGATAGAGATTTTTACAGATGAAAATGAAATTTATTTTGAGAAATTTTATATGAATGAAGTATATCCTGGCTTGGCTCAGGCTGATTCCACTGTGGCTTCCTTTTTCTTTTATCCTGATGGAACACAAAATATTGAAGCACCTTTGACGATATTACTTTCCGGAGACTCTTTAAAAGAAGACCAAATGTTTCGCTTGAAAGTTGTTGAAGAAGAGACAACTGCACATGCTGATGAATATACAATTGATCCGGAATACACATTTCATGCAAATACTATCAGTAAGGATTCTAATGATATAAGAGATGTGATTTATATAAAATTTCATCGTAGTGCTCGTTTGGAGACGATGGAGAATGGAGTAACTTTAGTTGTGGAGATTATTCCTAATGAAAATTTGAAATTGGGACAGGTTGAACGTACTCGAGCTAAATTAATTTTAACGACAGCGACAGCAAAACCGACATGGTGGAATGATGAAGTGACAAGCAATTTGTTAGGAGATTATTCTACTAAAAAATATAAGTTGTTTTTAAATGAGATTGATAAAAAAGCGGAGATGAGTGAAGAGTTGATACGAGAGCATCCAGATAAGGCAATTCAATTGACATTAGAGTTTAAAAATTGGTTATTACGGCAAAATCCAGTGATATTGGATGAGGACAATGAACCAATGGAGGTTGCGTTATAA